ACTAGTTAGTTAGTTGCACTACTTTCCCGTGAATTTCATTCACCCGCTTATTCACAAATAACTATTAGTGGAAGCTGCATGCCAAAATTCCATTCAGTGAAACAAAGAAGGCGGCCGATTAAAAATATTTGTTGCACGCCCAATTGTTATAAGCCCGAAGGTTGCAGAACAGCAACCATCTGTTGGTTGCAAAACCAAAGAAAGAGACTCaattagtgcaaaagaatgtcaaatTTAATGTAAAAAAATTCCAAACTTTTGTGACTTATTAATATCATTATTATTTTCTATCTGAGGTGTATATACACCCACGAACTAAAGCGTATTTCCCACCAAGGCATGCTCTACCATATTTTATGATTTACAGGTTACATACTTATATTTATACCCAATAAAATAGAATACAAAATTCATTTGAATTATATGGGCGGTAAAATACCGAGATTTCTGAGTTTTTCCAAAAACTGATTCTTTCGGTGCCTCCCAAAAAACACCTGGTATGGAGAAGGGCGTGGAAGGTAGCTGCTGGAATTACAAAGCGCTTTGAGTGACACCAAATAGAAACTTACAAGAAAAATTAGATACAAGGTTAATCACAAGTTACAATTCAGTCTATCTTTATATTATTCTGATGTTACCGAGCTAGACCTTAATCTTGGCGGCTTCCATCCCCCAGATATAATACAAGTAGGAAACGTACATCACTCTTGATACAGATAGTCTCAACTAGTTACTTACACTACTTCACTGTGCATGTAATTCACTCGGATGTTCATGCATGTCTCCACCTCGACTATTAATGGAAGCTCCATGCCAAAAGTTCATTCAACAAAATAAAGAAGAGACGGTTGTTTAAAAGTATATGTTGCACGCCCAAATGTTACAGGCCCGAAGGTTGCAGACCATCAACCATCTCTTGGTTACAAAACCGAAGAACGAGACTGAATTAGATAACCCTGTTGTTGTTCCTTTGGGCTTGGGCCCTATATAAAGAACATGGATCAACCAATATATCCTCACAAACGCACAAGCACAAATTGCAGATTTGCAAGCAACGTGAGTACCTTACAGACATGGCTAACTTGAAGAAGCTATTAGCTATGTTTGCTCTCGTGATGCTCCTGTCACAGCTTCGGTCCATGGTGTCTCCGTGTCTGTGGGCAGCAGCGTGAACGTTACTACAGAGACCAAACATCTTCGCGGCAGGTGCCACATCAGTGGCTTCCTGCATGGCATATCCGGCGACTACAACAGGGATCACGGCTCGGTCTGCTGTAAAGACGGTCACCGCTACCCGCAATTCAGGTGCTCGCCCCCGGTGTCGGCCGATACGCCGGCGATCCTAACTCTGAACAGCTTCGCAcgaggtggagacggcggcggcaaATCGTTCTGCGACAACCTTTTCCACAAGGACACCGAGCTGGTGGTGGCGCTGTCCATGGGGTGGCTGCGCCTGGACGGCAAGCGCAGGTGCAACAAGATGATCCGCATCAACGGGA
This window of the Triticum aestivum cultivar Chinese Spring chromosome 5D, IWGSC CS RefSeq v2.1, whole genome shotgun sequence genome carries:
- the LOC123121001 gene encoding putative ripening-related protein 4, with product MEKGVEAQIADLQATCHISGFLHGISGDYNRDHGSVCCKDGHRYPQFRCSPPVSADTPAILTLNSFARGGDGGGKSFCDNLFHKDTELVVALSMGWLRLDGKRRCNKMIRINGNGRAVLAKVVDECDSV